Proteins encoded in a region of the Leopardus geoffroyi isolate Oge1 chromosome E2, O.geoffroyi_Oge1_pat1.0, whole genome shotgun sequence genome:
- the LGALS7B gene encoding galectin-7, translating to MAGSSNVPHKTSLPEGIRVGTVMRIRGVVPEKASRFYVNLLCGEGPGGEAALHFNPRLDESTVVFNSLEQGTWGREERGSGIPFQHGQPFDVLLIATEEGFKAVVGDSEYHHFRYRIPPARVRLLEVGGDLQLQSVKIF from the exons ATGGCGGGAAGCTCT AACGTGCCCCACAAGACGTCGCTGCCCGAGGGCATCCGGGTGGGCACCGTGATGAGGATTCGCGGCGTCGTCCCGGAAAAGGCCAGCAG GTTCTATGTGAACCTGCTGTGCGGCGAGGGGCCGGGCGGGGAGGCTGCCCTCCATTTCAACCCGCGGCTGGACGAGTCCACGGTGGTCTTCAACAGCCtggagcagggcacctggggcCGGGAGGAGCGCGGCTCAGGCATTCCCTTCCAGCATGGGCAGCCCTTCGACGTGCTCCTCATCGCCACCGAAGAAGGGTTCAAG GCGGTGGTCGGCGACTCGGAGTACCACCACTTCCGCTACCGGATCCCGCCGGCGCGCGTGCGCCTCCTGGAGGTGGGCGGGGACCTGCAGCTGCAGTCGGTGAAGATCTTCTGA